A region of Schistosoma mansoni strain Puerto Rico chromosome 1, complete genome DNA encodes the following proteins:
- a CDS encoding putative f1, translating into MQSIKRSTLLTGLPVSKNPHIILTSLYRRILKVLALMPEESSYRRHTNEIVQSRLNAVQKISDIPTLESTIDCGQIEEVIVQAQREYDLARNMLKWKPWEQLIEEAPRDQWKWPL; encoded by the exons ATGCAGTCCATAAAAAGA AGTACGCTATTAACTGGATTGCCAGTTTCAAAAAATCCTCATATT ATTCTAACATCACTTTACAGGCGTATACTCAAAGTGCTTGCTCTTATGCCTGAGGAATCCAGTTATCGTAGGCACACAAACGAAATAGTACAGTCCAGACTGAATGCTGTACAAAAA ATTTCGGATATTCCCACTCTTGAGTCTACCATTGATTGTGGTCAAATTGAAGAAGTTATCGTACAG GCCCAAAGAGAATATGATCTAGCACGTAATATGCTCAAGTGGAAACCTTGGGAACAGCTCATTGAAGAGGCTCCTCGCGATCAGTGGAAATGGCCGCTTTAA